GCTCATGCTGCTCCCACCGGCCTGGGCGCAGACAATGGGGGCGCTGGCCACGGCCCATCCTCTGGCCACCGAGGCCGGGCAGCACATCCTCGCGCAAGGTGGCAACGCCTTCGATGCGGCGGTGGCGGTGGCGGCCGTGCTCGCGGTGGTGGAGCCCTACAGTTCTGGCCTCGGGGGAGGTGGTTTCTTTCTCCTGCATCGGGCGCAGGATGGCCGGCAGGTGTTTCTGGACGCGCGGGAGACCGCGCCTGCCGGGGCGTCCCTGGCCCATTATCGCGATGCCCAGGGCCGCTGGCTTCCCCGGGCGACCACGGAAGGCGCCAAGGCGGCGGCCATTCCGGGTCTGCCGGCCGCCCTGGTGCATCTCGCGCGGCATTATGGACGCCTGCCCTTGACCCAGACGTTGGCGCCTGCCATCGCCCTGGCGCAGGACGGTTTCCCGGTGGACGAGCGCTATCGCACCATGGCCAAGGTGCGTTTCGCCTGCCTGCATGGCCAGGAAGAGGCGGCATCGCAGTTCCTGGACCGGGGCGCGGTGCCGGCTGCTGGTGCGCGCCTGCGCCAGCCGGCGCTGGCGCGCACCCTGGCGAGACTGGCCAAGGAGGGGCGGGCAGGCTTCTACGGTGGGCCGGTGGCGCGGGAGATGGTGGTGGCGGTGCGCCGCGCCGGTGGCTTCTGGCATGTGAAAGATCTGACCCGCTACCGGGTGCGGGAGCGTCGCCCGCTGGTGGTTCATTATCGCGGTATGCGCATCGTCGCCGCCCCACCGCCTTCGGCAGCGGGCGTGGCGCTGGCGCAGAGTCTGACCGTGCTGTCGGCGTACGATTTGCAAGACGCCTTTTTGCCCCAGCGCATGCATTGGGTGGTTGAGGCTCTGCGTCGCGCCTATCACGACCGTCGCTTCCTGGGCGATCCCGATTTCATCGCCATGCCCTTGGCGCGGCTATTGAGCCCAGCCTATCTTGCTGCCCGGCGCGCAAGCATTGACGATGACCGCGCTACATCGAGCACCGACCTCGATCCCGCGCCGCCATGGGGTGGCGGGCACCACACGACGCATTTTTCGATCGTTGATGGTGCAGGCAATCGGGTGGCCGCTACGCTCTCCATCAATCTGCCCTTCGGAGCTTGCTTCGTGGCCGGGCGTACCGGTGTGCTCCTCAACAGCGAAATGGACGATTTCAGTCTAGGGGCGGGTCGGTCCAATGCCTATGGACTCGCGGCAAGCGCCGCCAACGCGCTCGCGCCCGGACGGCGTCCGCTTTCCAGCATGGCACCCACCTTCGTGGAGGATGAGCGCGGTGTGTTGATACTCGGCACCCCCGGTGGCTCACGCATCATCAGCACGGTGCTGCTCGCCATCCTGCGCTATGCCGCCCAGCCGACGGTGGACCTAAGGGAATTGGTGAGCGCCCCTCGTTATCACCACCAGTACCTGCCCGATCGCATCGAGGTGGAACCGGAGGGGTTTCCCCAGGAGGTGCTGGACGACCTCACCCTACGCGGGCACGTGGTGCAGGTGACAGACCGAAAATGGGGCAACATGCAGGTGGTGTGGTTGGATCGCCGCAGCGGGCGCGCCTTCGCCGCCAGCGATCCACGCGGGCAAGGCAGTGGCATGGCTTGGTACTGAGACCGTCCTGCCGGTCATGCCGTGCGGTATCATTAGGCGACCTTTTTACGGCGGTCCGCCCCATGAAGACGACCTTTCTGGATTTCGAACAGCCCATTGCCGAGCTCGAGGGCAAGATCGAGGAACTGCGCTACGTGCAGGACGATTCCGCCCTCGACATCTCGGAGGAGATCGAGCGCCTGCAGAAAAAGAGCAAGGCGCTCACCAAGGACATCTACGCCAAGCTTACGCCCTGGCAGATCTCCCAGGTGGCACGGCATCCCCAGCGGCCTTATACGCTGGATTACATCAACGCCCTGTTCACGGATTTCGAGGAGCTGCACGGCGATCGGCACTTCGCCGACGATCCTGCCATCGTCGGCGGACTGGCGCGCTTCAATGGCCAGCCGGTAATGGTGATCGGCCATCAGAAGGGCCGCGACACCAAGGAAAAAATCTACCGCAATTTCGGCATGCCCCGCCCGGAGGGCTATCGCAAGGCGCAGCGCCTGATGAAGCAGGCGGAGAAATTCAACCTCCCCTTGTTCACCTTCATCGACACACCGGGTGCCTATCCCGGCATCGATGCCGAGGAGCGTGGTCAGTCTGAGGCCATCGCCAGCAATCTCTACGTCATGGCCACGCTACGCATTCCCATCGTCTGCACGGTGATCGGCGAGGGCGGGTCTGGCGGCGCCCTGGCCATCGGCGTCGGCGATGCCATGCTCATGCTGCAGTACAGCACTTATTCCGTGATCTCTCCCGAGGGTTGCGCCTCCATCTTGTGGAAGAGCGCCGAAAAGGCGCCCGAAGCGGCGGAGACCCTGGGTATCACCGCGACTCGCCTGAAGACCCTCGGCCTCATCGATCGTGTCATCAACGAGCCTTTGGGTGGTGCGCACCGCGATCCCGAGGCCATGATGCAGTCCATGCGCAAGGTGTTGGCGGAAACCCTGCGCGACTTGCAGGACTACTCCGTGGATGAGCTTCTCAAGCGGCGCTTCGACCGGCTCATGAGCTATGGCAAGTTCAAGGAAGCCGGCAGCCGCTAAGCTTCAGGAGCATGTTCACCAAGCCCTGATCGGCTATCTGGAAACGGGACGGCGCCTGTGTCTGGCGCTGTCGGGCGGTGTCGATTCCGTGGCGCTGCTCGACATTCTCGACGGCTTCCGCCGCACGCTGGACTTCTCCTTGAGTGCCGTCCATGTCCATCACCATCTGAGTCCCCACGCGGACGCGTGGGCTGCTTTCTGCGTCCGCCTGTGCGCGGCGCGGGACATTCCGCTGCACGTGGCGCGGGTGCGCGTGCGCAGGCGGCGCGAGCTGGGGCCGGAAGCGGCGGCGCGCGAGGCGCGCTATCGGGTGTTGCTGGCCCAACCTGCCGATTATGTGGTGCTGGCCCATCATCTCGATGACCAGGTGGAAACGGTGTTCTTGAATCTGCTGCGGGGCAGTGGCGTGCGCGGCCTGGCCGGCATGCCGGCGGTGCGCAAAGCCGGAGGGCCGCGTCTACTGCGGCCGCTTATTACCGTGCCGCGCGCGGTGATCCTCGCCTATGCCAAGCAGCGCCAGCTGAGCTGGGTGGAAGACGAGAGCAATCGCGACACGCGGCTTCTTCGCAACTTTTTGCGGAGGAACGTGTTGCCCCTGATCGAGAGCCGTTTCCCCGCCTATCGCGAGGCCGTGCTGCGCGCGAGCGAGCATCTTGCCGAGGCGGACAGCCTTCTCGACGAGCTGGGCGCGCTGGATCTCGCGCGCCATGGGCGCGACGGCCGGCTGGAAGTGGCTGGACTTGCCGCCCTGTCCGCGCCGCGCGCCAAGAATCTGCTACGGGTGTTTTTCCAGGCCCAGGGCGCGCCCATGCCCGACGCCGCACGCCTGCACGAAATGTGGCGTCAACTCCTATCGGCCGCAGCGGATGCCCGGATCGAGATCCCCTGGGGCGATTTCGTGCTGCGCCGCTATCGTGGCCAGGCCTGGGTGGAAAACCGGCGACCGCTGCCATCCCAGGAATGGCGGCAGGCCTGGCACGGGGAGAGCCGGCTAAAGCTGCCGGAATTGGGCTGCGTGCTGGAGTGTGAACGCACCCTCGGCGCCGGCCTGTCTTCGCGCATGGTGGAAAACCACGCGCTGGAGCTCAGGCTGCGTCGAGGTGGCGAGCGCCTGCGCCCCGACTGTCGCGGCCCCAGGCGCAGTCTGAAGAATCTGCTGCAGGAGGCCGGTGTGCCGCCCTGGCTGCGCACGCGCCTGCCCCTGTTGTGGTCGGGTGATACGCTGGTGGCCGTGCCGGGCATCGGCGTGGATTGCGGCTGGCAGGCCGCCCCCAACGAGGTGGGCTTGGCGCTTCGCGTGGGCCCTCTCTGATACTGCATGAACCAAACCTGATTTCCTCGCGCGCATCCGTGGCGCGGAGGAAGACACTTGCGGCAGCCGGGTTCCGTGCTCACCCTAAGGAGGCAAACATGACGTTGGTGCGCAGCATGCTGCTTGCCCTGCTGGCGGGTGTGCTACCTCCGGCCGTCGCGTCCGCGCCCATTGTCATCAAGTTTAGCCACGTGGTGCCCCCAACACGCCGTCAGGCAAGGCGGCTGAACGTTTCAAGCAACGGGCCGAAGAACGCACCAAGGATGGCAGTTCCTGTTGTTGGTAAACGCCCTGCTGTTCTTCGCCGGCGACTTCATGGGCGCCTCGTCCATCATCCTCATCCTGGCGCCGCTGTTTCTGCCGCCAGCTGTGAAGCTGGGCATTGATCCATTCATCTCGGGATCGTCATGCTGGAACTGGGGATGATCACGCCCCGGTGGGATTGAACCTTTAGGTGGCGAACGGCCATGACGAAAATGGGGCTGGCCCAGGTTACCCGCGCCGTGAAGCCGTGGATACACACGGTGACCGCGGTGCGGCTGCTTCCGACTTACGTGCCGGAGATCAGGCTATGCCTGCCGAAGCGGCTTTACGCGCGTTTCTGATCAGCGGGCCACCACCACGGCGGGGATGCCTTTTTCCTTTAGCCTTGCGAGGGCAGCTTCGGCTTCGGCCCGCGTCTTGAAGGGCGGCAGCATCACCCGGGTTTCCGTCTGGGCTTCGATGCCCGCCGCGCGCAAACGCTCCACCAGTTGCAGGGCATTCTGAGGATTGGCAAAGACGCCGAACTGCACCACGTAGCCGCTGGCTGCGTGGGGCACGGCGGCTGGCGCGGGCGCTAAAGATGTCGGCGGTTCGGCCTTGACCAGAGGTTTCGCGACCTCGGCAGGCGGCGCCTTGGGCCCCGGGCCAGGCGGTGGCAGCGGCTTGCTCACCACTTGCGGCGGGGGCGGTGCCCCCAGCGTGGGGGGAAGTGTACCGGCTTGCTTCGGGGCAGGAATGGCCGGCGCAGTGGCGGTTGCGGCCTGCTGTGGCGCGTGCTCCACCGTTGGCTCGCCGGGTGGTGGCGTGTCAGGGGCTGTTTGCCCCGGGGGTGCCGCGGCGGCTTCCGGCTCGGAGGAGGCCGGCGGCGCGATGATGGGGGGCGGCACGGTTTCCTCCGGCGGCCGGGTGATGGGCGGCGCGGGCTTGTGTTGGGACAGCCAGGTGAGGATGCCCGCCGCCAGGACCACCAGGGTCACCGCCACGATCAGGCGGCGGGTCGCGCGTTTCTTAATCTCGTCTTCTGCGATCGGCTCCGCCATCCCTTTCCCCCTTGTTCGAGTGGTTTACCGCGATGTTAGCACTTCGCGGGTGCGGCACGGCATACGGCTGACGAAGTGGTCATTTAGCTTGGCCGGGCTTTTTTTGCCGGCCCGAACACGGTATATTTAGCAGCTTGTTTTTATTCTGAATTTCCGATTCCGTATTTTGCCTATAGGGAGAGCAGTTTCATGGCCATCGAGCGCACCTTGTCGATCATCAAACCGGATGCCGTCGCCAAGAACGTGATCGGCAAGATCTATTCCCGTTTCGAGAGCAATGGTCTCAAAATCGTGGCAGCGCGCATGCGCTGGCTGTCGCGGGCCGAGGCGGAAGGATTCTATGCCGTGCATCGCGGCAAGCCTTTTTTCAATGATCTGGTGACCTTCATGACTTCCGGTCCGGTGATGATCCAGGTGCTGGAAGGGGAGAACGCCATCGCCAAGAATCGTGAGCTGATGGGCGCCACCGATCCCAAAAAGGCCGCGCCCGGAACCATCCGTGCCGACTTCGCTCAGAGCATCGACGCCAACGCGGTGCACGGCTCCGATGGCCCGGACACGGCCAAGGCGGAGATCGCCTATTTTTTCCCCGAGATGGAAGTGTATTCCGGCCGCTGATGGTCTGCGCCATCCGGCGCGGCCGTCGCAGGAGGGTCTGAGTCCTTGACCATCAACCTGCTCGATTTCGACCTCGCGGGTCTGACCCGCTACTTCGCCGAGAACCTGGGCGAGAAGCCTTTCCGTGCCCGCCAGGTGATGCGCTGGATCCATCAGGCCGGGGAGCAGGATTTCGCGGCCATGACCGACCTGGCGAAATCGCTGCGGGAAAAACTCGCCGCCACCGCTGCGATCATGCCGCCGCGCATCCTTGCCGAGCATCGTTCCGCGGACGGCACCGTGAAGTGGCTGATGGATACGGGCAGTGCCAATGCGGTGGAGACCGTGTTCATTCCGGAGACCGACCGCGGCACCCTCTGTGTGTCCTC
This genomic interval from Thiobacter sp. AK1 contains the following:
- a CDS encoding SPOR domain-containing protein yields the protein MAEPIAEDEIKKRATRRLIVAVTLVVLAAGILTWLSQHKPAPPITRPPEETVPPPIIAPPASSEPEAAAAPPGQTAPDTPPPGEPTVEHAPQQAATATAPAIPAPKQAGTLPPTLGAPPPPQVVSKPLPPPGPGPKAPPAEVAKPLVKAEPPTSLAPAPAAVPHAASGYVVQFGVFANPQNALQLVERLRAAGIEAQTETRVMLPPFKTRAEAEAALARLKEKGIPAVVVAR
- the ggt gene encoding gamma-glutamyltransferase, whose protein sequence is MYSFRVSCARWLAGWALGLMLLPPAWAQTMGALATAHPLATEAGQHILAQGGNAFDAAVAVAAVLAVVEPYSSGLGGGGFFLLHRAQDGRQVFLDARETAPAGASLAHYRDAQGRWLPRATTEGAKAAAIPGLPAALVHLARHYGRLPLTQTLAPAIALAQDGFPVDERYRTMAKVRFACLHGQEEAASQFLDRGAVPAAGARLRQPALARTLARLAKEGRAGFYGGPVAREMVVAVRRAGGFWHVKDLTRYRVRERRPLVVHYRGMRIVAAPPPSAAGVALAQSLTVLSAYDLQDAFLPQRMHWVVEALRRAYHDRRFLGDPDFIAMPLARLLSPAYLAARRASIDDDRATSSTDLDPAPPWGGGHHTTHFSIVDGAGNRVAATLSINLPFGACFVAGRTGVLLNSEMDDFSLGAGRSNAYGLAASAANALAPGRRPLSSMAPTFVEDERGVLILGTPGGSRIISTVLLAILRYAAQPTVDLRELVSAPRYHHQYLPDRIEVEPEGFPQEVLDDLTLRGHVVQVTDRKWGNMQVVWLDRRSGRAFAASDPRGQGSGMAWY
- the ndk gene encoding nucleoside-diphosphate kinase, whose translation is MAIERTLSIIKPDAVAKNVIGKIYSRFESNGLKIVAARMRWLSRAEAEGFYAVHRGKPFFNDLVTFMTSGPVMIQVLEGENAIAKNRELMGATDPKKAAPGTIRADFAQSIDANAVHGSDGPDTAKAEIAYFFPEMEVYSGR
- a CDS encoding TRAP transporter large permease subunit produces the protein MVNALLFFAGDFMGASSIILILAPLFLPPAVKLGIDPFISGSSCWNWG
- a CDS encoding acetyl-CoA carboxylase carboxyltransferase subunit alpha, yielding MKTTFLDFEQPIAELEGKIEELRYVQDDSALDISEEIERLQKKSKALTKDIYAKLTPWQISQVARHPQRPYTLDYINALFTDFEELHGDRHFADDPAIVGGLARFNGQPVMVIGHQKGRDTKEKIYRNFGMPRPEGYRKAQRLMKQAEKFNLPLFTFIDTPGAYPGIDAEERGQSEAIASNLYVMATLRIPIVCTVIGEGGSGGALAIGVGDAMLMLQYSTYSVISPEGCASILWKSAEKAPEAAETLGITATRLKTLGLIDRVINEPLGGAHRDPEAMMQSMRKVLAETLRDLQDYSVDELLKRRFDRLMSYGKFKEAGSR
- the tilS gene encoding tRNA lysidine(34) synthetase TilS — protein: MASSRKPAAAKLQEHVHQALIGYLETGRRLCLALSGGVDSVALLDILDGFRRTLDFSLSAVHVHHHLSPHADAWAAFCVRLCAARDIPLHVARVRVRRRRELGPEAAAREARYRVLLAQPADYVVLAHHLDDQVETVFLNLLRGSGVRGLAGMPAVRKAGGPRLLRPLITVPRAVILAYAKQRQLSWVEDESNRDTRLLRNFLRRNVLPLIESRFPAYREAVLRASEHLAEADSLLDELGALDLARHGRDGRLEVAGLAALSAPRAKNLLRVFFQAQGAPMPDAARLHEMWRQLLSAAADARIEIPWGDFVLRRYRGQAWVENRRPLPSQEWRQAWHGESRLKLPELGCVLECERTLGAGLSSRMVENHALELRLRRGGERLRPDCRGPRRSLKNLLQEAGVPPWLRTRLPLLWSGDTLVAVPGIGVDCGWQAAPNEVGLALRVGPL